ACTCCTCCGACGTCAAGCTCCGAGCTCTCCAGAACCTCTTCCCCGGCGTCGGCATCGACGCTTACATCATCCCCTCTCTCACCAGGTTTAAAACTACGTTGTTTTGATACCATGAGAGTTTGTGTTTTGATTTTGCTGGTTTTTGAGCTTTTAGCCTCAGAAAGTTTCGAGCTTTGTTTCGATTTTATTTGCTGTTGGAAATTTGGATTCATTTCCAGCTTGGTGTGAAATGCTAGTTGTGATTTGTATAGTTTTAGTCTTTGTGGCGTTGTTTCGAAAACTAGGAGCTTTGGTTTTACTCTGTGATTGAGATTCTAAGTTTGAGAGTTATGATGTGCTACTGACTGTTGAGGATTAAATCAGCCATGTTTTACTGTTTTTCGGTAATGAGATTGTGAAATAAGAGCTCATTGGAGCTCATTTTTGTGGTTTGATTGCATTGGCTGCTAGCTTGTGTTTATTCCCTTTGAATTATAGTTTTGAGATTGAATCTCACTTTTGTGTATGTTCTTGTGATTATTGAATATAGGTCTTAAGTTTTTGTTATGGACTTCGGAGCGAGTTCATTGTTAAATGTTACATGAGGAGGACATTTATATCGGGTTTCACTGGGAGTGTAGGCATTGTTGTTGTCACCAAAGATAAAGCAGCTCTTTGGACAGATGGGCGCTCTTTTCTTCAGGTGTGTAAATATTGAAAGTTGATTTTCACTCTGGTTTTATGATTTGGATTGAAGTTGATAAGATTTACTCTATTCTATTGTTAGGCTGAAAAGCATTGAAGGCATATTGTTATGCTTGGCTGAATTAGAAGAAGCAGATTGGAGTTGGTATCCATCAAAATCTCTCCCACCAGCTTTTCAACCGGATGACCATACTGAACTTAGTTTGGTGCATAGCAATATTGATCACCGCTGAACTTAGTGAACTCTTTTTCAGTGTTGGAACTTGGAAGACTTGCAAGAGAAGTACTTAACTAGAATCATCACCTTTCATTATAATCAGTGATTGGTGCAGATTAGTTCATGGAAGAAGATGTCAGATAGACTCATAGACCAATTTACTAGTGTTTCTTATCAAATATTATGTATCATTTCAAATTTTCAATGAAGAAACCTTTCACAATATGAATGTTTATGCTGCATTTTGATTTCATAGGTTTGAATTTATGAGAGAACTGAGACCAACAAACATTGCAAGTAATGCAAGTAATTTAAAACTGAATAGAGATGGAGCAAAAACATAGAATGCAGTTTCATTTTATCTGAAAATGACACTATTATCTCAAATTTACCATCTGAAAACTATACAAAATGTTGTCATAGGCTTATAGCCACTATACAAAATCTGCAAGACATAGGCTCATAGCCACTATACAAAATCTGCAAATTTGTCCATGCTGCAATAGATTGAACAAAATGCACCTATCAGCTGTACAAAACAAGCCAATTTTCCCAACAGCTATACAAAATTTGCAAGACATAGGCTCATAGCCACTATACAAAATCTGCAAATTTGTCCCTGCTGCAATAGATTGAACAAAATGAACCTATCAGTTGTACAAAACAAGCCAATTTTGCCAACAGCTATACAAAATGACACTACAAATCTGGCCATATGTCCCAAAATCTGATTGAACATGTGCTTGTGAGTTTGGTGCAAAGGAATCTTCAGAAGACATCAACGACATCTGGTTTGACATATTCGAATCATTCAAATGTAGTAATACTAGTAATATAATTAGATAACAAAAAAAAAGGTAGGNTATATATATATATATATATATATATATATATATATAGCAAACACACACACATTATAAGGATGACAGAGTAGTCATATATCAACCATCATAGGAGAGTGGATGGGTACCTGTAAGTGATAGTAATGGAATATTTATAGTAATGAATCCTTTTGCATACTACAATTTTTTCATACTCTTTTTATACAAAGAGCAAAGAGTGAATAAACATTATACCTGAGATAATTGTGAAAAAGGTAATGAAGATTGACTATATAACTCTATGCTAGCAGCATCGTTTGAAATCCCAATGACCTATCAATAATTTAATAATATCAATAACCAATATATCTGAGATGCCTATTATACCTATTATACAAACTGTCACAAGTTAATCAATAAAACTGTCAAGTCAATCAAACTGTCTTTGTTGCTTTCTCCCACAGACTTTTCCATTCTTAAGACCTATATTCAACAATCACAAGAACATACACAAAAATGAGATTCAATCTCAAAACTATAACTCAAAGGGAATAAACACAAGCCAGCAGCCAATGCAATCAACCTACACAAATGAGCTCCAATGAGCTCATTACCGAAAAACAGTAAAACTTGGCTGATTTAATCCTCAACAGTCAGTAGCACATCATAACTCTCAAACTTAGAATCTCAATCACAGAGTAAAACCAAAGCTCCTAGTTTTCGAAACAACGCCACAAAGACTAAAACTACACAAATCACAACTAGCATTTCACACCAAGTTGGAAATGAATCCAAATTTCCAACATCAAATAAAATCGAAACAAAGCTCAAAACTTTCTGAGGCTAAAAGCTCAAAAACCAGCAAAATCAAAACACAAACTCTCATAGTATCAAAACGACGTAGTTTTAAACCTGGTGAGAGAGGGGATGACGTAAGCGTCGATGCCGACGCCGGGGAAGAGGTTCCGGAGAGCTCGGAGTTTGGCCTCGGAGGAGTCGGAAGCGGAGGAGATGGAGGTGCAACTGCAGATGGAGAAAGTGGGGGGCTTTTGGGAAATAGAGAGCAGCGACGGCGGAGGGAGGCAGAGCGAGCGACGAAGGAAGGAGGCGGAGCGAGCGACAAAGGAGGGAGGCGGAGCGAGCGACGACGGCAGAGAGAGAGAGAGCGAGCGACAATGACAGAGAGAGAGAGCGATGGCGGAGGGAGGCAGAGCGAGCGATGGGTTAGAGAGAGAGTGCGGGGGCGACGACAGTAGAGAGAGAGAGGGTTGTGGTTCGATATTTTGGGGAGAAGAGAGAGAGGTAAATTGGGTAGATGTGAAATAGGGTTTAATTTTAACTAGAAAGATCTCAGCCATTGGTTGAAAATAAAAAGCTGAGATTGATTCATGAGGAAATATAAGGACCCTCTCATGAGGAGAGGATTCAGATTCGTCTTATTGGGGGCATCAATGACTAAAAGAAGCTACTTGGGATATCAACCTCAATACGAAATGCATCATCTACGTTACATTACCAAGTTATCGTCGAAATTTCGAGGACGTAAATTTTTTTTTTTTTAAGGGGGGTTTGTAATGACCTAGTCTTAAACTAAATTTCATTACGAAAATTGTTTTCCTTATTTTAATGGTTTTCATGCTCTGGTTGTTTTATTTGTTTTTTTTATAAAAAAAATCTCTGGACTGATTTTTTAAATTCATCCACCACTTTAGTCATACCCTAAGGTCAAGGTGTGACAGGTTTAGAGTTTGGTGGCCGCGCTAGAGAGCTGCGGCCTTAGGGTTTTTTTAATACTGTTTGGTGTAATATTAAACAGGTTAAAAACACAATTGGCTAGTGTGAAACTTACACATCTCTTACTTAATACACCATCCACCAACTTTTTTATTTTAACGTTTTACTACAAACATAGCCCCAAACTTCCTAAATTATCCTCGTTCACCATACATGTATATTCAATAAATAAGAATCTTCAACCACAACTACACTCTCTTATTTTATTTTATTTTATTTTATTTTTTGTTTCCCTTAGCTAGGAAGTGATTAAGAAAACTATGTTTCTCCTTCATCAAAGTTATCATCTCTCCTGGGACACTAGTCGCACTACCCGACCTAGGTTATTGAGATTGTTGAGGGCTTAAGGCTGACTTATTAGTCACCTGATTATTATGATTGTTAATTGACATTCTCTTATACGTTGATTATATCCATCAATTAGTTCTTACTTCTATCTGTTGTTTGATTTCGAAGGCAATGAGATCGTCATCTAAGAAAAAAAAAAAAAAAAAAAGGAACCCAAAGATAGTTATGGGTTATGGCATGCGAGCATGAGAACAAAAACAATATGCATTCGAAAATCGATTAAACCCTCCGCATTTACACAGCTTCATGATTAACTACTAGAATAAAGGACTTAGGCGACGAAAAACATTTTTGTCGCCTAGGTAAGTGGTTAGGCGTTGAAAACTTCATTCGTCGCCTAAAATCACTTAGGTGACGAACCAAATAATGGTTTGTCGCCTTAGATTACTAAGGAGACAAAAGAAGGACTTATACTATTTTCGTCGCCTTGGTAGACATTAAGGCGACGAACATATTGTTTCGTCGCACGTTTATCTTAGGTGACGAAAGTAGTTCTTAAGCGATGAAAAGTTTTCGTCGCCCAAGTAAACTCACTTTATAATCTCATCTTTATGAACCAACTATATATAGGAAGCAATATTTTCAAAAATCTTGTGAAATAGGATGTGATCGGTATAATGAAATACGGCTATAGTTGAAAAATCACATATTTCCGGTAGCGTTTGATCCCTGATAGAAGCGGTCAACCCCATTTACACTTATACTTCCCTAAGGGGAGTCTTATCGTCGAGAGGTGAACGTCCCTAAATTTTTACATAGGTGGTTAGATCTCATCAATGTGAGAGTTTTGTGTGTCAAAGAATAAACCAAACTAAGCCATATAGGGGTATGTAAGAGCGTTTTCGTGTAATAAGTGGCGTTGGTTTAAGTTTGACCGTGTGGATCGAGACCCAAACCTTATACAAAACAGGTGAATTTTTTTTCATAGCCATATTTAAGTATACTGATCATATCGTACGGTTGAATTTTCATTTTGTGAAATTTAGCCATCGGAACCACAACGTGCCTACTAATGTGGTATAACTTGTTTAGTATGTTATATGTAAGTGTACATATTTGTGAACCAACTATATATAGGAAACAATATTTTCAAAAATCATGTGAAATAGGATGTGATCCGTATGATGAAATACGGCTATGTTTGAAAAATCACATATATCTGGTAACGTTTGGTCCTCGATAGAAACGGTCAACCCCATTTACGCTTATGCTTCCCTATGGGGGGCCTTATCGTCGGGAGGTGAACGTCCCTAAATTTTTACATAGGTAGTTAGATCTCATCAATGTGAGAGTTTTGTGTATGGAAGAATCAACCAAACTAGGCCATTATAAGGGTATGTAAGAGCGTTTTCATGTAATAAGTGGCGTTGGTTTAGGTTTGACCGTGTGGATCGAGACCCAAACCTGATCAAAAACAGATGAATTTTTTTCATAACCGTATTTAAGTATACTGATTATATCGTGCGGTTTAATTTTCATTTTGTGATATTTAACCATCGGAACCACAACGTGCCTACTAATGTGGTATAACTTGTTTAGTAGGTTATATGTAAGTGTACATATTTGTGAACCAACTATATATAGGAAGCAATATTTTCAAAAATCATGTGAAATAGGATGTGATCAGTATGATGAAATACGACTATGGTTGAAAAATCACATATATCTGGTAACGTTCGGTCCCCGATAGAAGCGGTCAACCCCATTCACGCTTATGCTTCCCTATAAGGAGCCTTATCGTCGGGAGGTGAACGTCTCTAAATTTTTACATAGGTGATTAGATCTCATCAATGTGAGAGTTTTATGTGTAGAAGAATCAACCAAATTAGGCCATATAAGGACATGTAAGAGCCTTTTTGTGTGTTGTAGAGTAGCTCTGACGACGAAATTGATAATTTAGTCGCCTAATAGCTAAATTTGGGCGGGTAGATAAAAAATTTGGTCTACTTCAGCGACGAAATACTTCACCTTTGTCGCCTAAGTCTCAAAATTTCGGCGACAGCGTTTTACGCTCAAAATTTGGCCCAAAATTTAGACCCATTTTTCAAAACTAGTTTGGGCTTCCGGGGGACGAAATTTTCGTGTGATGGTCGCCCAGTGTAGATTACTAAACCAAAAACTCACTCAAAATCCCTAAGTGAAATAGGATCGCTCGGCCTCCCAATTTGCTTCCTCTCTACTATCGAACCCGATCCTTCCTCCCATTCCCTAATCGGTCTCCACCCAATCCCTAATCGATCTCCACCTTCATCTCTCCTCCCATCTGCGCCTCTCTCTTATCTCTCCTATGAAAGGGTCAGTCTCCACCCTCAGACTCTCCTGAGTCTCCTCTCATCTGCGCCTCTCTCTCATCCCACCAAAAACCTAAATCGATCCATAAGAAGGTGAGGGTTTATGGTTTCTTTCAGTTACTTTTAGGGATTATGGTTTATGGTTTCTTTCAGTTTATAGTCGATTCATAAATTGGATTTTGGATTTTGTAGGTTGAGGCTGAGGAGCAGCCTGAGATTTTCGTGGCTTTTTGGCTTCTGCTGTTCCCTTCTTTGCAACGAGATCAAGGTATAAACATATATATGAAACTGTTTTCTGGATGGTGTGTGTGTGTTTTCTGGATAAGGGGCAGGGGGTGTTTTCTAGATGGTTTATGAAACTAAATATAGCAGCACACTTTACCTGTAATTGTAGCAATCTAGTTGTGAGACCCCGCATAATTAAAGTATGTTATTTGGTGTTTGGGAGATTTGGAGAAAACGATTTGGGAATCTTATTGTACTAAAGCAAGTGACTTCTTGTGAAAATAAAGTTTGAAGCCTTCATTAGTCGAAGAGGTTTCTTTGCTACCAATTTATTTTAGTCTCTTTCTTTTAAGGATTAAGCTTGTTTAGTACACATATATGTTGCTAGACCATTAGACTGGTCAAACTGAATGAAAAGGGAAGAAGGGTGATATAAGTTAGAGACGCGTCCTTCACCCGTGAGAAACCGCCTCTGTCCTTTGGACCTTCTCTCCTTTGTTCTCTACACTTATCAAATGTTTTCCTCCTTGGTGAAGCAATCTTTCAGTAGCCAAAGTGACACACAACATAGCCAAATTTGTCTGGTTAATCACTTCTGAATTGAGAGAAAGTTGCAAGTTGAGAATCAGTTGTGAACTTGTTCCTGTCAGCCAATTTCGACGGCTGAAGTTGCTCTTCAGATGACCACGACTTCTTCATGAAAGTTTCTGGAAATCGGGTCTACTATGCTGTGCTAAAATTTGATGATGATCCAACGGTTATATTGCCCTCAATTAAGGTAAAGCCATCTACTGTACTGGGAAGAATCCTGTTTTGATGTATAGTTCCAATTCCGATTCTAATTCGAGTTTATGTTCCTTTCTCCTACAAATTTAGTTTCTCCTTGATATGGGTCATGTTTCCCCATCGGCGTTGAGTTAATATCATAAAGTTTTCATCGCCTTGAGTTTACATTATTGATTCGGCAATTGGTAAGTCTTGGCTCAATCTATTGAATCTCATCCTTTCTAGTTCAATCTTCATATAGAATCTTAAGTTTTGTAATCATAAACATATAAGACTTGGTCCCTTCAAGTAATCTGATATCAAACCCTTGTTAAGGTTTATTCATCCTTAGTGTTTATTCATATCAAACCATACCTTCTAGACTTTTATTTATCAAACCCATATGTGTCAGGACCTACCCCAAATTTCACCCTGAAACCCGAAGTAAATCCTGCGGGGACCACCTCGAATGAAAGTTTACCGAAAATTCAACATAACCTCTCTTGAAAATGGACAACCTTTCCTAATAATACCTGCAAACACTTCTGAAAATCTAAATCCAACTTTCAACTTCTGGAGCCTTCGTGCTCCCCAAATCACAACACCTCCCAACTTATTCATTAATCTAAATATAATCTTAAATCAAACAATTCATTGGTTCAGAGCAACTCTAAAAGGAATAAAAGAGACAGAAACACAAATAAGCGAAAGCTATAATACGAACTATGTCTTGACTCCAAGTACGTTCGACCTCAACTAAGCTAACCTGCAAGCTGGGTATTTTTAAAACGAAAGGCCCAAGGGAAAACATTTGAAACCGTTAGTGAGTGGACAAAACTGAATTCAATAAAAATATTTATGCATTCCTATTTATTTTCCATAGAAATTATGCTGCATGCAACAAGCTCAAAATCTCTCAACTNNNNNNNNNNNNNNNNNNNNTATAGGGCTACTACGCTCGCGTCCAACGCTCACGTCACGCCTTAATGCGGTGCTACACTACGCCATTAAGGTGGACAGACGGGTGTATAAATATGTGTCCATACCCCCTATATGAATTAAGCACTCATATAAGGCTACTACGCTCACGTCCAACGCTCACGTCACACCATAATGCGGCTATATGCTACGCCATTAAGGTGGACAGACACATATGGCTAGCTAGCATTTATATACATACTCTCCTCATCAATATATAATTATATTCACCGAAAATCCTATTTTCGGTAATTCTTTAAAAGAAATAAAATTGTCAAAATAAAATGACGTCAAATGCTCGAACAAAACAAATTGCTTAAAAATCAATCATTGCATGCATATTATTTAAAACAAAAGTCCACTCACAGTATCAGGCCTTAGCCTTCCAATGCTCGTAATACTTCTCGAGCGCTGCCTCCAACTATTCACACTCTCTAACCAACGTCTGACGATAAACAGAAGAATAAATTGGTCAGATCGGACTCCATAATAATCATCGATTCAACTTCTTCCTAGTTTGGCTAGGTTTCCTGGGTTGACCAGGATTGACCAAGTTTGACCAATTGATTTAGGGTAGGCCAACTAATGAAGTTTGGACATTTCCAAATTAACCTTTGACTTAACGATCCGAGACAAATCACCAAATATTCTACTAACCGTTACACACTTGGCGTTATTTAAATAATTCATGAAACACCAATGCTCCCCAACTTTTACGCTTAAAAGATCATTTGCAACCTTCAGAATCGATTAACCAAACTAGTGTAAATTCAAAGACTCAAATATACGGAACTCATTAATCCGGAAAACCACTAAATTATTAAGGGCACCCAAAAAGGGTTTTCCATAAATGGGATGTTTCCATAAAAGGAACTTTCCTAACTTAGCAAGTTTTCCAATTATACTCCGAACTTTCCTATTTAGGAACCACAACTTGAAATTAGAATGAATGGCCTTGAAAACTACCTCTTCGGCTGTTGTCGGAAAAACTGCATTCGCCGGAATCTCTCGCCGGATTCCGGCAACTTGTCAGAATTTCACCATAGCTTCCCCGTAAACTCTGAATCACCAAGTTATCGACAACAACAACCAAAACATTCATATTAGCAATCAAACTCCAATTTTCTCAAACCATAATCAACACAGCAGCAACCCAAACAACTCTATATGCAAGAAGATTACCTTCAGAAGACAACAAAGCTTCTCTTGCCGGCGGTAGCTCTCTTGCCGGATTCTGGGTTCGTGGTTCCTCCCACAGAGCAGCGGCAACACCTCAAGTCTTCACAACCAATCGTCTTGGCCTGTTGCTGCTTAGCAGGTCGTTAGGAAAGAGACAAGAGGTACCATGAAGCCTCATCAGCTCCAGCAAAACCCGAAACACTTGCCGGAAACCATTAAACGTTGGCCGTCGGAGCTAGGAGCTCGAAACTCAGAAAAGAGAAGAAAGGGGTTTCCAAATTAGGGTCTGATTCGCACATTCAAGGACGTAGAAAGGAAGTGGAAAGTGAGAAGAACAAGAATATACCCTTCAAAGTCGTCGTCCCTGCCGGAGCTCGCCGAAAATCGGCAACAACAGTGAAGCACCCAAGCTTTCGATCTCCATCGATCTTGGTTGCACGCGTGATCTACGAGCTGGGCTAGAAAGGAAAGGAGGAGAGGAAGAGAACGACGGTGATCTCTTCGCCTGGGGTGGCCGGATGGCGGCGCTCCGGCGTAGAGAGAGAGAGAGAGAGAGAGAGAGAGAGAGAGAGAGAGAGAGAGAGAGAGAGAGAGAGAGAGAGAGAGAGAGAGAGAGAGAGACTCGGTTAGGCTCGGTCAAACCCGACTTGGGTTCTTTGACCGGGTCTGACCAGTCTTCCTCTGTTTACCATCTTCCTCTAATTAACTACAGAAATGGACAGCAGATGATCGATGATTAAAGATCAACGACCCATATTCTTTGATAAATCGTAGAAAATAGCCCAAAGCTCCCAAAAATAATCCGTGGACATCAGAGAACTCGTATCGACGTGCACTACGACCTAGGAGCCTTAAAAGAAGAATTAAACATTTTGAGAAAAACTCGACAATAAACTCGAGTGTTAAATTACTAAATTACTGAGCATCGTTCAATTCCTTAGTAACTCATGGAATAGCTAGTAAATAGGTAAAATTGGGTCCGGGATGTTACAATATGGCTCTTAAATGAGTATTTTGCTCCTAGACTACCTCTCTGTGAGGGTTCAGTCACAGAAAACGCTATCTCTTGAGCATTGTTAACATCATTACCATCTGTACTGGTTTTTATACCTTACCTGGTCGGTGAAAAATACTTTTTGCTGTTATCTTTATCATGAGAAGCAACAGGGACTCGAGGAGTCCTTTTTTTAACAGCATGAGGCCTGATTCCTGAAAACAGTTTTTAGGTGGCGTATGACACCCCACATAATGAGATTGCAGCCGAAAAAGTCGTAAGTGTGTTTTTATGTGTTTGCTTATTCTTTTACTTCATTTATATGACACTTATGGTACTGGACACTGCTTGCTTTCAGTTATTGTTGGTGTGTGTTGCTTTGTGTTTATATGTTGTTCTGTTTTGCAACACTTGGATGTTGTTATGAGTTGATGAAATCTCATATGTTTCAGCTAAGTGTTGCTGTGTTGACGTGTGTTGTTGAGTGTGTAGCATGTATCATATATATGTTTCATTAGATGCAGCATGCCTATTAACTCCTTCAACTTGTTGTTTTCTGAAATTGTTGTGTTTCACATATTGCTGCTGTGTTTTAGTAATTGTTGTGTGTTTTGCTGTGTTGTTTGAATTGTTTTTTGTCATTGCAGAACGATATGAGACAGAAGATCCTAACAATGCTAAGCGAACAACAGCCGAACACTCCAGAGGATGAGCTCCTTCAACAAGTAGACCTCCAATCTTAGCTAGCTTGAAGCATTTGAGAAGCTCCTTGGGGACCGGGGGGGGGGGGGGGGGGTGGGGAAGGGGCTTGGGAGAGTTGAAATTATGGGCAAGGAAAAAGCAGCAAGGCGTTCGCGTCTCAATGATATAGTTCTTGAGGAGGTTCGGGAGCATGCCCGACAAGCCCAAGAGGAAGTACGACATGCTCAAGAGGAGGCACAACAAGCCCGGGAGCAGGCCAAAGTAGCCCAAGAGAAGATCCTTGATTATGAGCGCCGTATACAAATGTTGGAGAAGTTTGGGCAGTCGCAGCCGAGCGGACAAGAAGGCCAACATCTTGAGGTTGATGCTTGAACTAGGTCCATGGTTTTTTGTTTTTGTGAAACCCTTGATATTTGCCTCTTCTTTTGTTAAACATTGTCTATATAGGACTATTAGAGGCTAGGGTATTAGGAGGGTTTAAACTATGAACTTTGAACTTGCTTTTTTATTTGTGCATATATACCTTTTGCAAGTTTAGTATTTTTTGAGTTTAAACTTCTTTTGTTATGATTTTGATTTGCACCAGGTTTTTAACTTTGAATGTGAACTTGAAAATATGCACACATAATTACTGTGTGCATATCAATGATATAATTAGATTTTTTTTTAATAATATATAATTATAATTTAAAAGCATATATATAAAATGTTGAATTAAGACTTATGCGGCGAAAAATGAGAAACCGTCGTTGGGGTTGAATCCTCGTCTTAAACATAGCGACGATTAATAAATTGTCACATAAAAGGAAACTCAGGCGACTATAATTTCCTTTCTTCACCAATTGTTGGT
Above is a window of Fragaria vesca subsp. vesca linkage group LG7, FraVesHawaii_1.0, whole genome shotgun sequence DNA encoding:
- the LOC101295455 gene encoding xaa-Pro aminopeptidase 1-like, with the translated sequence MSELALGFQVLSFCYGLRSEFIVKCYMRRTFISGFTGSVGIVVVTKDKAALWTDGRSFLQAEKH
- the LOC101297682 gene encoding uncharacterized protein LOC101297682 gives rise to the protein MPTPGKRFRRARSLASEESEAEEMEVQLQMEKVGGFWEIESSDGGGSEIGSLGLPICFLSTIEPDPSSHSLIGLHPIPNRSPPSSLLPSAPLSYLSYERVSLHPQTLLSLLSSAPLSHPTKNLNRSIRRLRLRSSLRFSWLFGFCCSLLCNEIKQSFSSQSDTQHSQICLVNHF